In the Tribolium castaneum strain GA2 chromosome 1, icTriCast1.1, whole genome shotgun sequence genome, one interval contains:
- the LOC663379 gene encoding probable pyruvate dehydrogenase E1 component subunit alpha, mitochondrial isoform X2, whose amino-acid sequence MKKAFYSSFINKALGLISAKSNYATEAPFETKAFRLHNLEQGPATNTTLSRDDALLYYRQMHTVRRMETSAGNLYKEKIIRGFCHLYSGQEAVAVGIKAALRPHDDVITAYRAHGWSHLMGVNPLGVLAELTGRQSGCARGKGGSMHMYTNHFYGGNGIVGAQVPLGVGLALAAKYKGTDGVCVALYGDGAANQGQVFEVFNMAKLWDIPCIFVCENNGYGMGTSAARAAANTAYYTRGDVIPGIWIDGMDVLAVREAAKFAVDHCTSGKGPILLEAATYRYSGHSMSDPGTSYRTREEIQEVRQTRDPITSFKEKIITANLVSPEELKAIDTEIRSTVDEATKKAKAEKEIPLEELTADIYSLDLEKQIRNIDPFNPLPHKRIGEAVNFK is encoded by the exons ATGAAGAAAGCATTTTATAGCAGTTTTATAAAC AAAGCCTTGGGTTTGATCTCGGCCAAGAGCAATTACGCGACTGAGGCCCCCTTTGAGACAAAA GCCTTTCGTTTACACAACCTAGAGCAGGGCCCAGCAACAAACACGACCCTAAGCCGCGATGACGCCCTTTTGTACTACAGACAAATGCACACCGTCCGCCGGATGGAAACCAGTGCCGGCAACttgtacaaagaaaaaataatcagGGGCTTTTGCCACTTATATTCCGGTCAGGAAGCGGTCGCTGTTGGCATTAAAGCGGCGCTGCGCCCCCACGACGACGTCATAACGGCGTACCGGGCCCACGGCTGGAGCCACTTGATGGGGGTGAACCCCCTGGGGGTCCTCGCCGAGCTCACGGGCCGGCAGTCGGGGTGTGCCCGCGGCAAGGGGGGCTCCATGCACATGTACACCAACCATTTCTACGGAGGCAACGGCATTGTGGGGGCGCAGGTGCCGCTAGGCGTGGGGCTAGCCCTAGCTGCGAAGTACAAGGGCACGGATGGGGTCTGTGTGGCGTTGTACGGGGACGGGGCTGCCAACCAGGGCCAGGTGTTCGAGGTCTTCAACATGGCTAAGTTATGGGACATTCCGTGCATTTTCGTCTGCGAAAATAATGGGTATGGGATGGGGACTAGTGCGGCCCGGGCGGCTGCAAATACAGCGTATTATACCCGAGGGGACGTTATTCCGGGAATATGGATTGATGGGATGGATGTTCTGGCGGTGAGGGAGGCGGCGAAGTTTGCAGTGGACCATTGCACGTCAGGGAAAGGGCCTATACTTCTGGAAGCCGCCACCTACAG GTACTCGGGTCATTCAATGTCAGATCCAGGGACGAGTTACCGGACACGTGAAGAAATCCAAGAAGTGCGTCAAACACGTGATCCGATTACCTCAttcaaagagaaaattatcaCGGCTAATCTCGTGTCCCCTGAAGAATTAAAG gCAATTGATACGGAAATTAGGAGCACTGTTGATGAAGCAACGAAAAAAGCCAAAGCGGAAAAGGAAATTCCCTTAGAAGAACTGACTGCTGATATTTATTCCCTAgatttagaaaaacaaatcaGAAACATTGATCCTTTTAATCCACTGCCACACAAGCGCATTGGGGAAGCGGTTAATTTCAAGTAA
- the LOC663379 gene encoding pyruvate dehydrogenase E1 component subunit alpha, mitochondrial isoform X1 — protein sequence MLPSCARTFGKKALTQNKALGLISAKSNYATEAPFETKAFRLHNLEQGPATNTTLSRDDALLYYRQMHTVRRMETSAGNLYKEKIIRGFCHLYSGQEAVAVGIKAALRPHDDVITAYRAHGWSHLMGVNPLGVLAELTGRQSGCARGKGGSMHMYTNHFYGGNGIVGAQVPLGVGLALAAKYKGTDGVCVALYGDGAANQGQVFEVFNMAKLWDIPCIFVCENNGYGMGTSAARAAANTAYYTRGDVIPGIWIDGMDVLAVREAAKFAVDHCTSGKGPILLEAATYRYSGHSMSDPGTSYRTREEIQEVRQTRDPITSFKEKIITANLVSPEELKAIDTEIRSTVDEATKKAKAEKEIPLEELTADIYSLDLEKQIRNIDPFNPLPHKRIGEAVNFK from the exons AAAGCCTTGGGTTTGATCTCGGCCAAGAGCAATTACGCGACTGAGGCCCCCTTTGAGACAAAA GCCTTTCGTTTACACAACCTAGAGCAGGGCCCAGCAACAAACACGACCCTAAGCCGCGATGACGCCCTTTTGTACTACAGACAAATGCACACCGTCCGCCGGATGGAAACCAGTGCCGGCAACttgtacaaagaaaaaataatcagGGGCTTTTGCCACTTATATTCCGGTCAGGAAGCGGTCGCTGTTGGCATTAAAGCGGCGCTGCGCCCCCACGACGACGTCATAACGGCGTACCGGGCCCACGGCTGGAGCCACTTGATGGGGGTGAACCCCCTGGGGGTCCTCGCCGAGCTCACGGGCCGGCAGTCGGGGTGTGCCCGCGGCAAGGGGGGCTCCATGCACATGTACACCAACCATTTCTACGGAGGCAACGGCATTGTGGGGGCGCAGGTGCCGCTAGGCGTGGGGCTAGCCCTAGCTGCGAAGTACAAGGGCACGGATGGGGTCTGTGTGGCGTTGTACGGGGACGGGGCTGCCAACCAGGGCCAGGTGTTCGAGGTCTTCAACATGGCTAAGTTATGGGACATTCCGTGCATTTTCGTCTGCGAAAATAATGGGTATGGGATGGGGACTAGTGCGGCCCGGGCGGCTGCAAATACAGCGTATTATACCCGAGGGGACGTTATTCCGGGAATATGGATTGATGGGATGGATGTTCTGGCGGTGAGGGAGGCGGCGAAGTTTGCAGTGGACCATTGCACGTCAGGGAAAGGGCCTATACTTCTGGAAGCCGCCACCTACAG GTACTCGGGTCATTCAATGTCAGATCCAGGGACGAGTTACCGGACACGTGAAGAAATCCAAGAAGTGCGTCAAACACGTGATCCGATTACCTCAttcaaagagaaaattatcaCGGCTAATCTCGTGTCCCCTGAAGAATTAAAG gCAATTGATACGGAAATTAGGAGCACTGTTGATGAAGCAACGAAAAAAGCCAAAGCGGAAAAGGAAATTCCCTTAGAAGAACTGACTGCTGATATTTATTCCCTAgatttagaaaaacaaatcaGAAACATTGATCCTTTTAATCCACTGCCACACAAGCGCATTGGGGAAGCGGTTAATTTCAAGTAA
- the LOC103312306 gene encoding early endosome antigen 1, with the protein MDKTVNFSVFKEKIIKTNELLGVLLEKNKTLDKTQQWTQQLKLKLQLSQNEIAKLKLRNETLSSSLKTTETNYSALEEEHNKLRQQFSKLESESSKTINTLQLNYQFANQELNECKIKLASLSPNDDANKKSGRKKNVSPVKKKTKEKECATQTDAVSYQVDWQSQKEKLNNETVDLKLEIYELKKKLHDLQAAQEDLTLFHEIEDKLKNKEQELTEAKIKFDDSIKIKDAEISHLLQKIKDMESEIERLKEENCSNQVEISLLQQNSVDKVDKEVQVAAQEWSEVLSCKKGSEKSKTPTDEEVCEIMQQMTVPSRVSPLSNLEEITENLPSERLNESQDRSSPCNPSLLTVVNKRRHMLKRKRLIAKQKAKVDLLSALIALKKANINFVISNDSLIRSSTHSPPLAAIKPHPVRAKVKPLKKNNFKTVTNELKCPLMCCTDTYMVLKHNDEEEAPLLGFVGVKNENPLHDKWDFDDLLPLQSQKLINCEDQNTSEPVQVETVENKEAEENNIIKTIPRNTQVRRSKRSRSSIMSAIKKQKSSTNKRLRMSEDILPDDTTSEHNENTDLEVLSSAKQVSKSLETKFVNQRSATNKRLRLSKYANLPDEDTRSESNEVLPSGTQEAVFKKPIAEAKTPKTKFKRPVCSTRRSPRKITQIENQNEHIEEKAEENVILESPKSPVQTDSCPSDNPVLIPLEKAPESGEKLPTSKIEALFKKLIVYGAEEEASNEVVREFSGQEPDYIAEAVLERVAVDYHDAPDTKYNPAPLMTDVQRTMLGFMSKLERTGVVGVFDNFLTLAEQRLLTCDNLQEFAPITRLYLAICKLHKNLYRMRRLCCDVFYFCGDFAVPFLFTVLTSWTEVLPHETNSSEMPLARVLVQIIYTKDCNKPGYNLLPLRDLLIKFYGYPTERWDVDEFFKELFYAYLRNPVRSSDFALLLYCKNRPEKWVYEKIEEHMKPIVEQIPKENFKAAVIILIGNLYNRFSSKSEVNYLPKIREWFRSLLTETTPDVVRRSVYLCLNRLKKK; encoded by the exons ATGGATAAGACAGTTAATTTCTCTgtttttaaagagaaaataattaaaaccaa tgaACTACTTGGTgtacttttggaaaaaaataaaactttagatAAGACGCAGCAATGGACACAACAGTTAAAACTAAAACTCCAGTTAAGCCAGAATGAAATTGCTAAGTTGAAACTGAGAAACGAAACGCTATCAAGTAGTTTAAAAACTACGGAAACTAATTATAGCGCCCTTGAAGAagagcataataaattaaggcaacagtttagTAAATTGGAATCCGAATCTAGTAAAACTATTAACACCTTACAATTGAATTATCAATTCGCAAACCAAGAACTGAACGAGTGTAAAATAAAGCTTGCAAGTTTATCACCTAATGATGACGCGAACAAAAAATCAGGTAGAAAAAAGAATGTGTCACCAgttaaaaagaaaaccaaGGAGAAGGAATGTGCCACACAAACCGATGCTGTATCTTACCAAGTTGATTGGCAGTCACAAAAGGAAAAACTAAACAATGAAACCGTTGACCTCAAGCTGGAAATAtatgaattaaaaaagaaacttcACGACCTACAAGCCGCACAA GAGGACCTAACATTATTTCATGAAATtgaagataaattaaaaaataaagagcaGGAGTTGAcagaagcaaaaattaaatttgatgacAGTATTAAAATCAAAGATGCCGAAATTAGTCAcctgttacaaaaaattaaagacatGGAAAGTGAAATTGAAAGGTTGAAGGAGGAAAATTGTTCGAATCAAGTAGAAATATCCCTTTTACAACAAAATAGTGTTGATAAAGTAGATAAGGAAGTACAAGTGGCGGCACAAGAATGGAGTGAAGTATTGTCATGTAAAAAAGGCAGTGAAAAGAGTAAAACTCCAACAGATGAAgaagtttgtgaaataatGCAGCAAATGACTGTTCCCTCAAGAGTATCGCCTTTGAGCAACCTGGAAGAGATCA CTGAAAATTTACCATCAGAACGTCTAAATGAATCACAAGACAGGTCATCACCGTGTAACCCTAGCTTACTAACAGTTGTAAATAAAAGGCGACATATGTTGAAAAGGAAGAGACTAATCGCCAAACAGAAAGCAAAAGTAGACCTACTTAGTGCACTGATAGCTTTAAAGAaagcaaacattaattttgtCATAAGCAACGATTCCTTAATACGTTCTAGTACACATTCTCCCCCACTTGCGGCTATAAAACCACATCCAGTTCGTGCGAAAGTGAAACCACTTAAGAAAAACAACTTCAAAACAGTAACAAATGAATTGAAGTGTCCTCTGATGTGTTGCACAGATACTTACATGGTGTTAAAACACAATGACGAGGAGGAAGCACCACTTTTGGGATTTGTTGGAGTCAAAAACGAAAATCCATTACATGATAAGTGGGATTTTGACGATTTATTACCTTTACaaagccaaaaattaataaattgcgAAGACCAAAACACCTCTGAACCCGTGCAAGTGGAAACAGTTGAAAATAAAGAGGCAGaagaaaacaatattattaaaaccaTACCAAGAAACACGCAAGTTCGGAGGAGTAAACGCAGTAGAAGTTCGATTATGTCCGCTATAAAGAAGCAAAAATCCTCAACAAATAAACGGTTGAGGATGTCAGAAGATATCTTACCTGATGATACGACTAGTGAACATAATGAAAATACCGATTTAGAGGTACTTTCGAGTGCAAAACAAGTTTCCAAATCACTGGAAACCAAGTTTGTTAATCAAAGATCCGCAACAAATAAACGCTTGAGGTTGTCAAAATATGCGAACTTACCTGATGAAGATACGAGGAGTGAAAGTAACGAAGTACTTCCAAGTGGGACACAAGAAgctgttttcaaaaaaccgaTTGCAGAGGCGAAGACACCgaaaaccaaatttaaaaggCCAGTTTGTAGCACTCGGCGCTCGCCTCGGAAAATCacacaaattgaaaatcaAAATGAACACATTGAAGAAAAAGCGGAGGAAAATGTTATTTTGGAAAGTCCAAAATCACCGGTTCAAACCGATTCTTGTCCGTCAGATAATCCAGTATTAATTCCTCTAGAAAAAGCCCCCGAAAGTGGTGAAAAGTTGCCGACTAGTAAAATTGAAGCgcttttcaaaaaactaattgtTTACGGCGCGGAAGAAGAAGCCTCGAATGAAGTTGTGAGGGAGTTTTCGGGTCAAGAACCGGATTACATTGCCGA GGCGGTTTTGGAGAGGGTTGCCGTTGATTATCATGACGCTCCCGATACGAAATACAACCCGGCGCCTCTTATGACCGACGTTCAGAGGACAATGTTGGGTTTTATGTCAAAACTGGAAAGGACAGGAGTAGTTGGTGtctttgacaatttcttgacTTTAGCCGAACAAAGATTATTAACTTGTGACAATTTACAAGAGTTTGCCCCAATCACGAGGCTCTATCTTGCGATTTGTAAGcttcacaaaaatttgtatagGATGCGGAGGTTGTGCTGTgatgtattttatttctgtggggACTTTGCGGTGCCGTTTTTGTTCACCGTTTTGACGTCGTGGACGGAAGTGTTGCCACATGAAACAAATTCTTCag AGATGCCTTTGGCAAGGGTTCTTGTACAAATTATATACACAAAAGACTGCAACAAGCCGGGATACAATTTATTGCCGTTGAGGGATTTgttgattaaattttacggCTATCCGACTGAAAGGTGGGACGTTGATGAGTTTTTCAAGGAGCTTTTCTACGCTTATTTGA GAAACCCGGTCAGGTCCTCAGACTTTGCGTTGCTGTTGTATTGTAAAAATCGACCCGAGAAGTGGGtgtatgaaaaaattgaggaacATATGAAGCCGATTGTTGAGCAAATCcccaaagaaaattttaaggcCGCTGTGATTATTTTAATCGGTAATTTATACAACCGGTTTAGTTCCAAGTCggaagtaaattatttgccCAAAATTAGGGAGTGGTTCAGAAGTTTGCTGACAG AAACCACACCAGATGTTGTGAGGAGAAGTGTATATCTTTGCCTAAATAGGctcaagaaaaaataa
- the Cdc2rk gene encoding cyclin-dependent kinase 10: MNAEVLRKSPNKNNKENENGAEPSAPISKKGILTSFLTGKSMEIPDSDILGRCRFVSEFEKLNRIGEGTYGIVYRAKDTISDKIVALKKVRMDLERDGIPVSSLREIQVLLKCRHENIVHLKEVVVGRSLESIFLAMEYCEQDLASLLDNMQAPFTESQVKCIMLQVLRGLRYLHHNFVVHRDLKVSNLLMTDKGCVKIADFGLARWFGVPLRPMTPHVVTLWYRAPELLLQAPTQTTSVDMWAAGCILGELLGHKPLLPGRSEIQQLELIVDLLGTPSDAIWPGFSELPALENFSLKQQPYNNLKQRFPWLSAAGLRLLNFLFMYDPRKRATAEECLQSSYFKEPPLPCDPKLMPTFPQHRNIKGGKTSAPSDSANTGAGDQTNNLPAISDLLGSLVKKRRIE; this comes from the exons ATGAACGCTGAAGTATTAAggaaat CCCctaacaaaaacaataaagaaaacgaaaatgggGCCGAACCGTCGGCCCCTATTTCAAAAAAGGGAATCTTGACATCATTCCTTACCGGCAAATCAATGGAAATACCAGATTCCGACATT TTGGGGCGGTGCCGGTTTGTATCAGAGTTTGAGAAGCTGAACAGAATTGGCGAAGGCACTTACGGAATAGTTt ACCGCGCCAAGGACACAATTTCCGATAAAATCGTGGCTCTTAAAAAAGTCCGCATGGACTTGGAGCGGGACGGGATTCCCGTCAGCAGTTTGCGCGAAATTCAGGTTCTCCTGAAATGCCGTCACGAAAATATCGTGCATTTGAAGGAGGTTGTTGTGGGGCGCAGCTTGGAGAGCATTTTTCTGGCTATGGAGTATTGCGAGCAAGACCTTGCCTCGCTGTTGGATAACATGCAAGCCCCCTTTACTGAGTCCCAAGTGAAGTGTATCATGCTGCAAGTGTTGAGAGGACTGCGGTATTTGCACCACAATTTTGTCGTGCACCGCGATTTGAAAGTCTCCAATTTGCTGATGACGGATAAGGGCTGCGTTAAAATCGCCGATTTTGGTTTAGCGCGCTGGTTTGGGGTTCCCTTGCGTCCCATGACCCCGCATGTGGTCACGCTGTGGTACAGGGCCCCAGAGTTGCTCCTGCAAGCGCCCACGCAGACTACGAGTGTTGATATGTGGGCTGCGGGTTGTATTTTAGGGGAGCTTCTGGGCCATAAACCTTTGCTACCTGGAAGGTCTGAAATACAGCAGCTTGAACTTATTGTGGACTTGCTTG GTACCCCATCTGATGCGATTTGGCCTGGATTTAGTGAATTACCAGCACTGGAAAATTTTTCTCTGAAACAGCAGCCTTACAATAACTTAAAACAGAGATTTCCGTGGCTGTCTGCTGCTGGTTTGAGACtattaaactttttgtttatGTATGATCCACGTAAGCGCGCTACTGCTGAAGAATGTttacaaagtagttatttcaAGGAACCTCCACTAC CTTGTGACCCAAAATTGATGCCAACATTCCCCCAACACAGGAATATTAAAGGCGGTAAGACATCGGCGCCTTCAGATAGTGCAAACACTGGAGCTGGTGACCAAACTAATAATTTGCCGGCTATATCAGATTTG TTGGGTTCGCTTGTGAAGAAGAGGCGTATTGAATAA